TGCTGCAGGCGAACACGTTGAACAGGACGCAGCAATAGAGCATCCAGGCAACGAGCGAGCGATCGGTTCGGGCGAATTTCATGGGGCGGCACTTTAGCATTGCAAGCGACGAACGTACTTACAAAAACGCTCGGGCGGGTCCATTCTTCAGCAACATTTTTTGCCATGGACGATTGCATATGAATGTCTTGATCGCGCAATGGATGGCGGCAGCCTTCTTGCTGATCAGCCTGATCCACCTGTACTGGGCCGCCGGCGGCAAGCGCGGCAGCGAAGCGGCGGTGCCGCGGGTGCCGGGCAGGCGGCCGGGCGAGTGGCGGCCGCTGTTCAAGCCCGCGGGGTTCGCCACCCTGCTGGTGGCAGTGGGGCTGCTGCTGATCGCCATGCTGGTCTGCCTGCGGGTCGGGTTGTACCTGCCGAGTGTGAGCCACCCGTCGCTGCAATGGACGATCAGCGCGATTGCCGTGCTGATGTTCGCCCGGGCCATCGGCGACTCGAACCTGGTGGGGTTCTTCAAGGAGGTCAGCGGCTCGCGGTTCGCCCGGCTGGACACGCTGTTCTATTCGCCCCT
This portion of the Pseudomonas sp. MRSN 12121 genome encodes:
- a CDS encoding DUF3995 domain-containing protein is translated as MNVLIAQWMAAAFLLISLIHLYWAAGGKRGSEAAVPRVPGRRPGEWRPLFKPAGFATLLVAVGLLLIAMLVCLRVGLYLPSVSHPSLQWTISAIAVLMFARAIGDSNLVGFFKEVSGSRFARLDTLFYSPLCVVLGTGLLVVAWN